In Rhodothermia bacterium, a genomic segment contains:
- a CDS encoding NAD-dependent epimerase/dehydratase family protein, which yields MEIGTVLVTGATGFLGSELVRQLIGKGQTVRILARKSAQFDLLQDVAGKFEVAIGDITDPLSVRDAMDGVQVVYHAAAFVGFGGRKDAEKLRVVNVQGTANVVNSVLGTQVRRLVLTSSMAAFGRPANQEDVITENQLWTPSKLNTGYAQSKYDAELEVQRGIAEGLDAVIVNPALIFGIGRLGEGTMKIVEQVKTGRLPAVPWGATNVVDVRDVAAGHLLACEKGKTGERYFLGGENQMWSEIVAKLAAAFGVKAPTRKLHPTLSMIAATITETIGNLTGTQPLLTRESARASIGRYRYSTQKAEETLGYRARTMAETAAYLAKNWPQARL from the coding sequence GTGGAAATAGGAACAGTTTTGGTAACAGGCGCAACGGGCTTCCTTGGTTCCGAGTTGGTTCGTCAGTTAATCGGAAAAGGGCAAACGGTGCGGATCTTGGCCCGTAAATCCGCCCAATTCGATCTGCTACAAGATGTAGCGGGGAAATTTGAGGTGGCCATAGGCGACATCACCGATCCATTATCGGTACGGGATGCAATGGACGGTGTTCAGGTGGTTTACCATGCGGCGGCGTTTGTGGGCTTTGGTGGAAGAAAAGACGCCGAAAAGCTCCGTGTCGTCAATGTGCAAGGAACAGCAAATGTGGTGAATAGTGTGCTTGGTACCCAAGTAAGACGCTTGGTACTCACCTCAAGTATGGCGGCGTTTGGGCGTCCGGCGAATCAAGAAGACGTGATAACCGAAAACCAACTCTGGACGCCCTCCAAGCTGAACACCGGCTACGCACAGTCTAAATACGACGCCGAGTTGGAAGTCCAACGTGGTATCGCAGAAGGCTTGGATGCCGTGATTGTAAATCCCGCATTGATTTTTGGCATTGGGCGCTTGGGCGAAGGAACCATGAAAATTGTGGAACAGGTAAAAACGGGCCGCCTGCCCGCTGTTCCTTGGGGTGCTACCAATGTCGTAGATGTGCGAGATGTGGCCGCTGGACATCTTTTGGCGTGTGAAAAAGGCAAAACCGGCGAGCGCTATTTTTTAGGAGGTGAGAACCAAATGTGGAGCGAAATTGTGGCGAAATTGGCGGCGGCCTTTGGTGTAAAAGCACCAACCAGAAAATTACATCCGACCCTTTCGATGATTGCCGCAACCATCACCGAGACCATCGGAAACCTAACCGGAACCCAGCCCTTGCTCACCCGAGAGAGCGCCCGCGCCTCTATTGGACGCTACCGATACAGCACCCAAAAAGCCGAAGAAACGTTGGGATACCGTGCTAGAACAATGGCCGAAACAGCTGCTTATTTGGCTAAAAATTGGCCACAAGCCCGTTTATAA